The genomic DNA CCGGACATTGTCGGGGATGCCGGTGACGGCGGCCTCGATGACCGCGTCGTGCGCCACCAGGGCGGATTCGACCTCGAAGGGTCCGATACGGTAGCCCGAGGACTTGATGAGATCGTCGGTGCGGCCCATGAACCAGAGGTAGCCGTCCTCGTCGGCCCAGGCCTTGTCGCCGGTGTGGTACCAGCCCGCGCACTTGACCGAGGCGGTCTTTGCCGGTTCGTCCATGTAGGAGTCGAACAGGCCCATGACGGGCTTGTCGATGCGGATGCAGATTTCGCCTTCCTCGCCCTGCGGCACGAAGTTGCACGCCTCGTCCATGAGTGCGATCTCCCAGCCGGGAACGGGCTTTCCGATGGAGCCGGGCTTGGGTTCCATGAACTTGAAGGTGGCCACTTGCAAGGTGGTTTCAGTCTGGCCGTAGCCCTCGTAGATGGGCAGGCCCACCGTCTTCTGCCAGGCGTGGAAGACCGAGTCGTTGAGCAGCTCGCCAGCCGTGGTGCAGTGGCGCAGCGCGGAAAGGTCGTATTGGGACAGGTCTTCGCGCACGAGGAAGCGATAGATTGTCGGCGGCGCGCAGAAGGTGGTGATCTTGTTGTCGGCTATGACGCGCAGCAGGCTGCCGGGATGGAATTTGCCCCGGAAGTCCCATACGAAAATGACCGCTTTGGCCATCCACTGGCCGTAGAACTTGCCCCAGACCGACTTGCCCCAGCCCGTGTCGGACACGGTCAGATGGATGTCGCCTTCCTCCAGGTCGTGCCACAGTGCGCCGGTGGTGTAATGGGACGCGGCGTACTTGTGGGTGTGCAGGACCATCTTGGGCAGCCCGGTGGTGCCGGAGGAGAAAAAGATGACAAAGGGATCGTCGCCGCCCGGGGAATCCGGGGTGCGGGGGAAGCTCGGGTCGCCCGAGGCCACGAGGTCTTCGAAGCCTAGCCAGCCGTTTTCAGCCTCGCCGTCCACCTGCACCAGCAGGTTCAGGCCGGGGCAGTCGGGCCGGGCCCTGTCCACGCGCTCGACGATGGAGTCTTCGCAGATCATGGCCGAGATGCCCGCGTAGTTGACGCGCTCGGTGATGTCCTTGCGGGTCAGAAGGGATGGGGAGGGGATGGGCACCGCGCCGATGCGGTGCAGGGCGAGCATGACCACCCAATACTCCACGCGACGGTAGAGGATCAGCATGACCCGGTCGCCCTTTTTCATACCTTTGGCGGCCAGGGCGTTGGCCAGCCGGGAAGATGATTCCTGGAAGAAGCCGAAATTGAAATCGCGCCGGTTGAAATCATCGTCCACATGAATGAGTGCGAGGTCATCGGGGTTCTTGCCGTCCAGAACGTCGAAGGCAAAGTTGAAATCCTCGGGGCATTCGGGCGTGAAACGTTGGCAAAAATCTTTGTAGTCGGCGTATTCTTCTTTGGTAAACATGGGGTTTTTCTCCGTGATTCAGATCGGATAGCTTGATTTTTTGGGGAACAAAAATCGTGGAACTTTTCCGGGCGGGTCGGATATTATCCGACCGGCCCTATAGAATCACGTCGAGAAAACGAACCGGCTTGCCGTCCAGGCCGCGCAGGGCGTGGGGCGTTTCGGAGTTGAAATAGAGGGAGTCGCCGGGTTCGACGGCGATCGGCTCGCCGCCCAGGCGCACTTCGAGACGGCCTTCGAGCACGTAAATGAACTCCTGGCCGCGGTGGGCGGTTTCGACCATATCGTCCCCGGACTTGGGCGGGACCGTGATGAGGAAAGGCTCCATCGAGCGGCCGACGAACTTGTAGCCGAGCGACTTGTAGTCGTAGTCCTTGCGCCGGTCCACGGCAAAGCCCTCATCCTTGCGCACGAGCGAATAGGACTTGAGGTGCGGCTCGCGGCCGGAGATGAGCGTGGTCAGGTCCACCCGGCACAGCCGGGAGACGTCGAGCATGTAGCCCACCGGAATCTCAACGGTTCCGGATTCATAGGTAAGCACCTTCTCTTCGGATACTCCGAGCAGGTCGGCCATCTCCTTGGGCGTCCAACCAACGCCTTCACGCACGCCCACCAGACGGGGCGCGATTTCCTTGTACTGTTTCATTCATTCCTCCTGGAATTTGCCTCCGGTGGCCGGGATATCGTCCCTGCCCTGCGGGAAAGCCCCTTTCCCGCTTACGGGCGTGCCGCCGGATTTGCCCTACTCCCTGCCGAAACGGACGGCAAGGAATTCCGGGGGACCCTCCCGATGGAGGCGCCCCCCGGCAATATGCTCTATATGTCTACGCGTCGGGCCACAAATCCGTGGCCATTTCGCGAAGTTTGTATTTCTGGATCTTGCCCGACGCCGTCATGGGGTAGGCGTCCACGAAGGTCACGTATTTCGGAATCTTGTACCGGGAAATCTTGCCCCGGCAGAAGTCGATGACGTCTTCGACCTCCAGGTCCGCGTCATCCTTGCGGATGACGAACGCGCCGACCTCCTCGCCGAGCCTCTCGCTGGGGACGCCCGCCACCTGCACGTCGAGCACGCCGTCCATCAGGTAGAGGAACTCCTCGATCTCGCGCGGGTAGATGTTCTCGCCGCCCCGGATAATCATGTCCTTGAGACGGCCGGTGATGGACAGGTAGCCGTCCTCGTCCATGACGCCGAGGTCGCCCGAGTGGAGCCAGCCGTCCTTGTCGATGGCGTCCCTGGTGGCCTTTTCGTTGTTGTAGTAGCCCTTCATGACGTTGTAGCCCCGGCAGCAGACCTCGCCGGTCACACCGGGAG from Pseudodesulfovibrio thermohalotolerans includes the following:
- a CDS encoding AMP-binding protein, translating into MFTKEEYADYKDFCQRFTPECPEDFNFAFDVLDGKNPDDLALIHVDDDFNRRDFNFGFFQESSSRLANALAAKGMKKGDRVMLILYRRVEYWVVMLALHRIGAVPIPSPSLLTRKDITERVNYAGISAMICEDSIVERVDRARPDCPGLNLLVQVDGEAENGWLGFEDLVASGDPSFPRTPDSPGGDDPFVIFFSSGTTGLPKMVLHTHKYAASHYTTGALWHDLEEGDIHLTVSDTGWGKSVWGKFYGQWMAKAVIFVWDFRGKFHPGSLLRVIADNKITTFCAPPTIYRFLVREDLSQYDLSALRHCTTAGELLNDSVFHAWQKTVGLPIYEGYGQTETTLQVATFKFMEPKPGSIGKPVPGWEIALMDEACNFVPQGEEGEICIRIDKPVMGLFDSYMDEPAKTASVKCAGWYHTGDKAWADEDGYLWFMGRTDDLIKSSGYRIGPFEVESALVAHDAVIEAAVTGIPDNVRGQLVKATVVLAPDYEPSEELTKQLQAFVREMTAPYKYPRVIEYVEELPKTISGKIKRKEIREADLAKLAE
- a CDS encoding helix-turn-helix domain-containing protein, encoding MKQYKEIAPRLVGVREGVGWTPKEMADLLGVSEEKVLTYESGTVEIPVGYMLDVSRLCRVDLTTLISGREPHLKSYSLVRKDEGFAVDRRKDYDYKSLGYKFVGRSMEPFLITVPPKSGDDMVETAHRGQEFIYVLEGRLEVRLGGEPIAVEPGDSLYFNSETPHALRGLDGKPVRFLDVIL